The Malus sylvestris chromosome 12, drMalSylv7.2, whole genome shotgun sequence genome contains a region encoding:
- the LOC126593925 gene encoding uncharacterized protein LOC126593925 isoform X1 — protein sequence MDRQWIHNHNRCAVEYLDGIDKFVEFATTHNLGSTHIRCSCRRCNNSMWETFKNVRFHLVRNGMMETYTTWYHHGERLDQALSSYVTRVETVESNVDPNEQVMNILNDVYPYALSNTNQEGGEGGDDSRPTMDSEEFKNYEKLLKNAKQELYPGCENFSVLTAIVELMHCKIKFRLSNKCFDYFLGVIKRMLPKENCLPEDHKSAQKVLKGLGLGYEKIHSCVNNCILFYKENRSLDKCPVCNESRFKMTSHNRKTKIPQKVMRYLPLKPRLQRLYMSMHTATDMRWHKEGRVYDDVMRHHVDGEAWKEFDRMYPDFVADPHNVRLGLATDGFNPFGVLNQTHNTWPVVVFPYNLPPWKCMKKEYMMLTLLITGDPRKSIDVYLQPLGDKLKDLWENGVRTYDKYTRQMFTMRAAVMWAVNDFSAYAMVSGWITKGYLACPICKENVTSS from the coding sequence ATGGACAGACAGTGGATACATAATCATAATAGATGTGCTGTTGAGTACTTGGATGGAATAGATAAGTTCGTTGAATTCGCAACTACACACAACCTAGGTTCAACTCATATCCGATGTTCGtgtaggaggtgtaacaacTCAATGTGGGAGACATTCAAGAATgttcgatttcatttagtaagaAATGGGATGATGGAGACCTATACTACTTGGTATCATCATGGAGAACGATTAGACCAAGCTTTGTCTTCATACGTGACACGAGTGGAAACTGTTGAATCTAATGtggatcctaatgaacaagtTATGAATATTCTAAATGACGTTTATCCATACGCCTTGAGCAACACCAATCAGGAAGGGGGAGAAGGGGGAGATGACAGTCGTCCAACCATGGACAGTGAGGAATTCAAAAACTACGAAAAACTATTGAAAAATGCCAAGCAAGAATTATATCCGGGTTGTGAGAACTTTTCAGTGCTCACAGCAATTGTGGAGTTGATGCATTGCAAGATAAAGTTTCGTTTGTCAAACAAgtgttttgattactttttgggAGTTATCAAGAGGATGCTTCCAAAGGAGAATTGTTTACCTGAAGATCATAAAAGTGCCCAAAAAGTGTTGAAGGGTCTCGGATTAGGGTATGAAAAAATTCACTCATGTGTAAATAATTGTATATTGTTCTATAAGGAGAACAGATCGTTGGATAAATGCCCTGTCTGCAATGAGTCGAGGTTTAAAATGACATCACATAATAGAAAGACCAAGATTCCACAAAAAGTAATGCGTTATCTTCCATTAAAGCCTAGGTTGCAACGATTGTACATGTCGATGCATACCGCAACCGACATGAGATGGCATAAAGAAGGACGAGTATATGATGATGTTATGAGGCATCATGTAGATGGAGAGGCATGGAAAGAATTTGATCGGATGTACCCTGATTTTGTAGCTGATCCGCACAACGTCAGATTGGGACTTGCCACCGATGGATTTAATCCGTTCGGGGTTTTAAACCAAACCCACAACACTTGGCCGGTTGTCGTGTTTCCTTATAATCTGCCACCTTGGAAgtgcatgaaaaaagaatacatgatgTTGACTCTATTAATTACCGGAGATCCAAGAAAGTCCATTGATGTTTATTTGCAGCCGTTGGGTGATAAGCTAAAAGATTTATGGGAAAACGGTGTTCGTACATATGATAAATATACTAGGCAGATGTTCACCATGCGAGCGGCAGTGATGTGGGCAGTAAACGATTTTTCCGCGTATGCAATGGTTTCTGGGTGGATAACTAAGGGTTATTTGGCATGTCCAATATGCAAGGAGAACGTAACATCGTCTTAG
- the LOC126593925 gene encoding uncharacterized protein LOC126593925 isoform X2 has protein sequence MYLQDVETAFNHPERNNDGGVRKEKLSVFAQIARPFGDPVKGESFTKKNMKVAHWFILNNCDEALPYLQEHEQLMKQEHHSHSYAKKYRDLFPSWFHEQMNKLKELNSPSYDEELYNLARGPIHTELFSGCHVNGIKFLGATRDDKLSTQNSGVHVPGAGDSEDIDFYGKLTSVIQLLYKDRCQVILFKCLWFDTNPHNRTSVKQDHGLLSVNTTRHWYDEDPYILATMAKQIFYLDDPKAGNGWKVVQKIDRRGLYDIPELDHDDNVVDQHLSSSIEIGEETLRDTNIVQELFDVPRVPEFEISIDLGDFP, from the exons ATGTATCTTCAAGATGTTGAGACAGCTTTCAATCATCCTGAACGCAATAATGACGGTGGTGTCAGAAAAGAGAAACTGTCTGTTTTTGCCCAAATTGCGCGACCATTCGGCGATCCTGTAAAAGGCGAATCATTTACCAAAAAGAACATGAAGGTAGCGCATTGGTTCATACTCAACAATTGTGATGAGGCTTTGCCATACCTTCAAGAgcatgaacagttgatgaagcaGGAACATCATTCACATTCATATGCCAAGAAGTACCGTGACTTGTTTCCTTCGTGGTTTCACGAACAG ATGAACAAATTGAAGGAATTGAATTCACCCTCTTACGATGAAGAATTATATAACTTGGCGAGAGGACCGATTCACACTGAATTGTTCTCAGGTTGTCATGTCAACGGGATCAAGTTCTTGGGGGCAACACGTGATGACAAGTTGTCTACTCAAAATAGTGGTGTCCATGTCCCGGGTGCGGGCGACAGTGAAGACATTGATTTTTATGGCAAACTAACTAGTGTAATacaattgctttacaaagacaGGTGTCAAGTGATACTGTTTAAGTGTCtttggtttgatacaaacccacaTAACCGAACGAGTGTTAAGCAAGACCATGGTTTACTATCAGTAAACACTACGAGACATTGGTACGATGAAGACCCATACATTTTGGCAACCATGGCGAAACAAATATTCTATCTAGATGACCCTAAAGCCGGCAATggttggaaagttgttcagAAGATTGATCGAAGAGGGCTATATGATATTCCGGAACTAGATCATGATGACAACGTCGTTGACCAACATTTATCATCTTCGATAGAAATTGGTGAAGAAACACTTCGGGATACTAA